The following coding sequences lie in one Salmo salar chromosome ssa13, Ssal_v3.1, whole genome shotgun sequence genomic window:
- the hck gene encoding tyrosine-protein kinase HCK isoform X1, which translates to MGCVGSKEQQDPSSKGVNDDALSRTQPGHYVKDPTTGTKANRTISTGPSVPSDGPESIAIALYDYEGINEGDLGFKKGDKLKILQESGEWWRAQSISTGQEGFIPSNYVAIDSLETEEWFFKGVSRKDAERQLLASGNKMGSFMIRDSETTKGSYSLSVRDSDSQSGDTVKHYKIRTLDNGGFYISPRITFTTLQELVSHYKKLGDGLCQALTSPCLSPKPQKPWEKDAWEIPRESLKLDRRLGAGQFGEVWMATYNKHTKVAVKTMKPGTMSVEAFLDEANLMKALQHDKLVRLNAVVTKEEPIYIITEFMEKGSLLDFLKSDEGNRVQLPKLIDFSAQIAEGMAYIEQRNYIHRDLRAANILVSKALVCKIADFGLARIIEDNEYTAREGAKFPIKWTAPEAINYGSFTIKSDVWSFGILLTEIISYGRTPYPGMTNPEVIRSLERGYRMQRTDSCPQELYDVMLECWKNKPEDRPTFEYLQSVLEDFYTATESQYQQQP; encoded by the exons ATGGGCTGCGTGGGGTCCAAGGAGCAGCAGGATCCCAGCAGCAAAGGAGTGAATGATGACGCTCTGAGCCGGACTCAGCCAGGCCACTATGTCAAAGACCCCACCACTGGAACCAAGGCT AATAGAACCATATCCACTGGCCCTTCAGTCCCCTCTGATG GTCCTGAGAGCATTGCTATTGCACTGTATGACTATGAGGGTATAAATGAAGGAGACCTGGGCTTCAAGAAGGGAGACAAGCTTAAAATCTTACAGGA gtCTGGAGAATGGTGGAGagcccagtcaatcagcacaGGCCAGGAAGGCTTCATCCCCAGTAACTATGTAGCCATAGACAGCCTTGAAACCGAAGA GTGGTTCTTTAAAGGAGTGAGCAGGAAAGATGCAGAGAGGCAGCTGCTGGCATCAGGAAACAAAATGGGATCGTTTATGATCCGCGACAGTGAGACCACCAAGG GCAGTTACTCCCTATCCGTGAGGGACAGTGATTCCCAATCAGGAGACACAGTCAAGCATTACAAGATCCGTACGCTGGACAACGGTGGCTTCTACATCTCCCCACGCATCACCTTCACCACTCTGCAGGAACTGGTCAGCCACTATAAGA AGTTGGGAGACGGTCTGTGCCAGGCCTTGACCAGCCCCTGCCTCAGTCCCAAGCCCCAGAAGCCCTGGGAGAAGGATGCCTGGGAGATTCCTCGGGAGTCCCTCAAACTGGACAGGAGGCTCGGGGCTGGCCAGTTCGGAGAAGTCTGGATGG CTACATACAACAAGCACACCAAGGTGGCAGTGAAGACCATGAAGCCTGGTACAATGTCGGTGGAGGCTTTCCTGGATGAGGCCAACCTGATGAAGGCCCTGCAGCACGACAAGCTAGTCCGTCTGAACGCTGTGGTTACCAAAGAAGAACCGATCTACATCATCACAGAGTTCATGGAAAAGG gcagTTTGCTGGACTTCTTGAAGAGTGATGAAGGGAACCGCGTCCAGCTACCCAAACTCATCGATTTCTCAGCGCAG ATTGCAGAAGGTATGGCCTACATTGAGCAGAGGAACTATATCCACCGGGACCTGCGAGCCGCCAACATACTGGTGTCAAAGGCTCTGGTGTGCAAGATCGCTGACTTTGGCCTCGCCCGAATCATTGAGGACAATGAGTACACAGCCAGGGAGG GAGCAAAGTTCCCCATCAAGTGGACGGCCCCAGAGGCAATCAACTACGGCTCCTTCACCATCAAATCAGACGTCTGGTCCTTTGGCATCCTACTGACTGAGATCATCAGCTATGGACGCACACCATATCCAG GGATGACGAACCCAGAAGTGATCCGCTCCCTGGAGAGAGGCTACCGAATGCAGCGCACCGACAGCTGTCCCCAGGAGCTCTATGACGTCATGTTGGAGTGCTGGAAGAACAAGCCTGAGGACCGTCCAACCTTTGAGTATCTTCAGAGTGTCCTGGAGGATTTCTACACCGCAACAGAGAGCCAGTACCAGCAACAGCCTTGA
- the LOC106566422 gene encoding transmembrane 9 superfamily member 4 isoform X2 produces MTRVFKMAAAAVETWLALLLLSMLPGGVQPFYVPGVAPMNFHQNSVVEIKAVKLTSSRTQLPYEYYSLPFCQPDKVVYKAENLGEVLRGDRIVNTPYSVLMTQDRKCNVVCAKLKLNVQQSKLVAERIQEEYYVHLIADNLPVATRLEFYPNKEAEEEKDLVKDVQFEHGYRLGFTENSKFYLHNHLSFIIYYHKEKVEEEEEHNYRVVRFEVVPQSVKVEDLKADDKGLCTLPEATSSAPQEIDPSKENDVLFTYSVRWEESQVKWASRWDTYLTMSDVQIHWFSIVNSVVVVFFLSGILSMIIIRTLRKDIANYNREDDIEDTMEESGWKNVHGDVFRPPQYPMILSSLLGSGIQLFCMILIVIFVAMLGMLSPSSRGALMTTSCFLFMFMGVFGGYFAGRLYRTLKGHRWKKGAFCTATLYPAVVFCICFVLNCFIWGEHSSGAVPFTTMLALLCMWFGISMPLVYLGYYFGFRKQPYDNPVRTNQIPRQVPEQRWYMNKFVGILMAGILPFGAMFIELFFIFSLLTSIRTLTHLPWVLCVPLAQSLGHPRGETGGTKGRRAVSC; encoded by the exons ATGACACGTGTATTCAAGATGGCGGCCGCGGCGGTG GAGACGTGGTTGGCCCTGCTGCTGTTGTCCATGTTGCCTGGAGGGGTCCAGCCCTTTTACGTGCCTGGAGTTGCTCCAATGAACTTCCACCAGAACAGTGTTGTAGAGATTAAG GCCGTGAAGCTGACCAGCTCCCGGACTCAGCTTCCCTATGAATACTACTCCCTGCCCTTCTGTCAGCCTGATAAAGTGGTCTACAAAGCAGAGAACCTGG GGGAGGTGTTACGCGGGGATCGTATTGTGAACACCCCCTACTCGGTACTCATGACCCAGGACAGGAAGTGTAATGTGGTTTGTGCCAAGCTGAAACTCAACGTGCAGCAGAGCAAACTGGTGGCTGAGCGCATCCAGGAAGAGTACTATGTTCACCT CATTGCAGACAACCTCCCAGTGGCCACGCGACTGGAGTTCTACCCCAACAAAgaggcagaggaggagaaggatttGGTGAAGGATGTCCAGTTTGAACACGGCTACAGACTGGGCTTCACTGAGAACAGCAAG TTCTACCTACACAACCACCTGTCCTTCATCATCTACTACCACaaggagaaggtggaggaggaggaagagcacaaCTACAGAGTTGTACGTTTTGAGGTGGTTCCCCAGAGTGTCAAGGTGGAGG ACCTGAAGGCTGACGATAAGGGGCTGTGTACCCTGCCCGAGGCCACTAGCTCAGCTCCTCAGGAGATTGACCCGTCCAAGGAGAATGACGTTCTCTTCACCTATTCCGTCCGCTGGGAG GAGAGCCAGGTGAAATGGGCATCTCGCTGGGACACCTACCTGACCATGAGTGACGTGCAGATCCACTGGTTCTCCATCGTCAACTCCGTGGTGGtggtcttcttcctctctgggaTCCTCAGTATGATCATCATCAGGACCCTGAGGAAGGACATCGCCAACTACAACAGGGAGGATGACATC GAGGACACCATGGAGGAGTCAGGCTGGAAGAACGTCCATGGTGACGTGTTCAGACCTCCACAGTATCCCATGATCCTCAGCTCTCTGCTGGGCTCAGGCATACAGCTCTTCTGCATGATCCTCATCGTCATCT TCGTGGCCATGTTGGGGATGCTCTCTCCTTCCAGTAGAGGGGCCTTGATGACCACTTCCTGCTTCCTGTTCATGTTCATGGG TGTGTTCGGTGGATACTTTGCTGGCAGACTCTACCGCACGCTGAAAGGTCATCGGTGGAAGAAGGGTGCTTTCTGT ACGGCCACTCTGTACCCGGCTGTGGTCTTCTGCATCTGCTTCGTCCTCAACTGTTTCATCTGGGGAGAGCACTCGTCTGGAGCT GTCCCCTTCACCACCATGCTGGCTCTACTCTGCATGTGGTTCGGTATCTCCATGCCGCTGGTCTACTTGGGCTACTACTTTGGCTTCCGCAAGCAGCCTTACGATAACCCCGTCCGCACCAATCAGATTCCTCGCCAGGTGCCTGAGCAGCGCTGGTACATGAACAAGTTTGTGGG AATTCTGATGGCTGGGATTCTACCGTTTGGTGCCATGTTCATTGAACTCTTCTTCATTTTCAGT TTACTAACCTCAATTCGGACTTTGACTCATCTGCCCTGGGTTCTTTGTGTACCGCTGGCCCAGTCTTTGGGCCACCCAAGAGGAGAAACGGGCGGGACAAAAGGCAGGAGAGCGGTATCCTGTTGA